From Cellulophaga lytica DSM 7489, a single genomic window includes:
- a CDS encoding carboxymuconolactone decarboxylase family protein, giving the protein MSQNPVKEFNEYRSKMNEKILADKNKVINRIFNLDTNAYSKGALDVKTKELLGLVASAVLRCDDCVKYHLESSHREGANKDEIMETLSIATLVGGSIVIPHLRRAHEYWEAIEANHEG; this is encoded by the coding sequence ATGTCACAAAATCCAGTTAAAGAATTTAACGAGTACCGTTCTAAAATGAACGAAAAAATATTAGCAGATAAAAACAAGGTTATTAATAGAATTTTTAACCTTGATACTAATGCATACAGCAAAGGAGCCTTAGATGTAAAAACTAAAGAACTACTAGGACTAGTTGCTTCTGCGGTTTTACGTTGCGATGATTGCGTAAAATACCATTTAGAAAGTTCGCACAGAGAAGGTGCTAATAAAGATGAGATTATGGAAACACTTAGTATTGCTACCCTTGTTGGCGGTAGTATTGTTATTCCGCATTTAAGGCGTGCACACGAGTATTGGGAGGCTATAGAAGCTAACCACGAAGGTTAA
- a CDS encoding ABC-F family ATP-binding cassette domain-containing protein — protein MNLLTVENISKSYGEHALFSNISFGVNKDQKIALIAKNGSGKTSILNILSGLDSPDSGQVNYRKGTRVSFLEQEPNMDPDLTIEETIFASDNEVLKVIANYEKALANPEDAEKYQLAFDAMDRFEAWDFETQYKQILSKLKLDDVSLKVGLLSGGQKKRLAMADALINRPDLLILDEPTNHLDLEMIEWLEEYFAKENITLFMVTHDRYFLERVCNEIIELDNNTLYPYKGNYSYYLEKKEARLTQEAVEHHKSKLLYKKELGWMRKQPKARTTKSKSRIDDFNDIKAKAHQRRKEHTIELEINMERMGSKVMELVKISKAYPNKPILDKFEYNFLKGERIGIIGKNGTGKSTFLNIITGTDQPDSGKVIVGETIKFGYYTQKGIKIKEGQKVIDVIREFGDYIPLKKGRQISAQQLLERFLFDRKKQYDFVEKLSGGERKRLYLCTVLIQNPNFLILDEPTNDLDIVTLSVLESFLMDFPGCLLVVSHDRYFMDKIVDHLFVFRGNAVIEDFPGNYSDFRSYEDSAVLESRENKEKEAKTEKKSWKTEGKTNKLSFQEQKEYNNIENKIKKLEEKKVTLQNKFSDASLSGDEIDKLSKELQLVIDEIDKKTERWFELSAIVEG, from the coding sequence ATGAACCTACTTACGGTTGAAAACATATCAAAATCTTACGGAGAACACGCTCTCTTTTCAAACATTTCTTTTGGTGTAAATAAAGATCAAAAAATTGCTTTAATAGCTAAAAACGGAAGCGGAAAAACCTCTATTTTAAATATATTATCTGGGCTAGATTCTCCGGATAGTGGACAAGTAAATTACAGAAAAGGAACTCGTGTTTCATTTTTAGAGCAAGAGCCTAATATGGATCCAGATCTAACTATTGAAGAAACCATTTTTGCATCAGACAATGAAGTTTTAAAAGTTATAGCAAATTATGAAAAAGCACTTGCAAACCCAGAAGATGCAGAAAAATATCAGCTTGCTTTTGATGCTATGGATAGGTTTGAAGCTTGGGATTTTGAAACTCAATACAAACAAATATTATCTAAACTTAAATTAGATGATGTTTCTTTAAAAGTTGGTTTACTTTCTGGCGGACAAAAAAAGCGTTTAGCAATGGCTGATGCGCTTATAAACAGGCCAGACTTATTAATTTTAGATGAACCAACCAACCATTTAGATCTAGAAATGATTGAGTGGTTAGAGGAATATTTTGCTAAGGAAAATATTACCTTATTTATGGTTACACATGATAGGTACTTTTTAGAGCGTGTATGTAATGAAATTATTGAGTTAGATAACAATACGCTATACCCATACAAAGGCAATTACTCTTACTATTTAGAAAAAAAAGAAGCCCGTTTAACACAGGAAGCAGTAGAACACCATAAATCTAAATTATTATACAAAAAAGAACTAGGTTGGATGCGCAAACAACCTAAGGCACGTACGACCAAATCTAAATCTAGAATAGATGATTTTAACGACATTAAAGCTAAAGCTCACCAACGTAGAAAAGAACATACAATAGAGCTAGAGATTAATATGGAGCGTATGGGTAGTAAGGTTATGGAGCTTGTAAAAATCTCTAAAGCCTACCCAAACAAACCTATTTTAGATAAGTTTGAGTATAACTTTTTAAAAGGTGAGCGTATTGGTATTATTGGTAAAAATGGTACTGGTAAATCTACTTTTTTAAATATAATTACAGGCACAGACCAACCAGATAGCGGAAAAGTAATTGTTGGTGAAACTATTAAATTTGGTTATTATACTCAAAAGGGGATAAAAATAAAAGAAGGCCAAAAAGTTATAGATGTTATAAGAGAATTTGGAGATTATATTCCGCTTAAAAAAGGACGTCAAATATCTGCTCAGCAATTATTAGAACGCTTTTTATTTGATAGAAAAAAACAATACGACTTTGTTGAAAAACTAAGTGGTGGTGAACGCAAAAGGTTATATTTATGTACTGTATTAATACAAAATCCTAACTTTTTAATACTAGATGAACCTACAAATGACTTAGACATTGTTACTTTAAGTGTTTTAGAAAGTTTTTTAATGGATTTTCCAGGTTGTTTATTAGTAGTATCTCATGATAGGTATTTTATGGATAAGATTGTAGATCACCTATTTGTATTTAGAGGCAATGCTGTTATTGAAGATTTCCCAGGAAACTATTCAGATTTTAGGTCTTATGAAGACAGTGCTGTATTAGAAAGCAGAGAAAATAAAGAGAAAGAAGCTAAAACAGAAAAAAAATCTTGGAAAACAGAAGGCAAAACAAATAAATTATCTTTTCAAGAGCAAAAAGAATACAATAACATAGAAAATAAAATAAAAAAGTTAGAAGAAAAAAAGGTTACACTACAGAATAAATTTTCTGATGCTAGCCTTAGTGGCGATGAGATAGATAAGCTATCTAAAGAACTACAACTTGTTATAGATGAAATTGATAAAAAAACAGAACGCTGGTTTGAGCTTTCTGCAATTGTTGAAGGTTAA
- the lptB gene encoding LPS export ABC transporter ATP-binding protein encodes MKLRADNIMKSYKGRQVVKGISLEVNQGEIVGLLGPNGAGKTTSFYMIVGLVKPNGGNIYLNDMNITQFPMYKRAQNGIGYLAQEASVFRKLSIEKNILSVLQLTKLSKKEQHMKMESLIEEFSLGHIRKNRGDLLSGGERRRTEIARALATDPKFILLDEPFAGVDPVAVEDIQRIVAQLKNKNIGILITDHNVQETLAITERSYLMFEGGILKSGEPEELAADEMVRQVYLGQNFELRKTKIDF; translated from the coding sequence ATGAAGCTTAGAGCAGACAATATAATGAAGTCCTATAAAGGACGACAAGTAGTAAAAGGAATATCTTTGGAAGTAAACCAAGGAGAAATTGTTGGTTTGTTGGGCCCAAATGGTGCTGGTAAAACAACTTCTTTTTATATGATTGTTGGACTCGTAAAACCTAATGGTGGTAATATTTATTTAAATGATATGAATATTACACAATTTCCTATGTACAAAAGAGCACAAAACGGAATTGGCTATTTGGCACAAGAAGCTTCAGTTTTTAGAAAGCTTAGCATTGAAAAAAATATTTTAAGTGTACTACAACTTACAAAACTGAGTAAAAAAGAGCAACATATGAAAATGGAGTCTCTTATTGAAGAGTTTAGTTTAGGACACATACGTAAAAACAGAGGAGATTTACTTTCTGGTGGAGAACGTAGGCGTACAGAAATTGCACGCGCTTTAGCCACAGATCCAAAATTTATATTATTAGATGAGCCTTTTGCTGGGGTAGATCCGGTTGCAGTAGAAGATATACAGCGTATTGTAGCTCAATTAAAAAACAAAAATATTGGTATTTTAATTACAGACCACAACGTACAAGAAACTCTTGCCATTACAGAAAGGTCTTACTTAATGTTTGAAGGTGGTATTTTAAAATCTGGTGAACCAGAAGAACTAGCTGCCGATGAAATGGTAAGGCAAGTTTACCTTGGCCAAAACTTTGAGCTACGTAAAACTAAAATAGATTTTTAA
- a CDS encoding DUF4105 domain-containing protein, translating to MNLKNYIKAIVFILLLANASLAYSQNSSISNNAQISVLTCGSGDELYSTFGHSAIRVWDPVTRTDKVYNYGIFDFNAPNFYLNFVKGKLLFKVNKQDFSRFLYEYQYEKRWVKEQVLNLNTEQKQQLFNYLEKNVKPENRDYLYDYLYNNCATKIIEVLNISIGKDITFNEDHLEKNFTFRELLDQKLKTNTWSSFGIDLALGSKIDKQATILQHTFLPDYVWSQLNNSTIKNAPLVLSNRTILKEHKKVNSINFLGTPMFWSFLLLAFVAFITYTDYKNQLWSKWIDAFLFFVTGLIGLILTLLWFATDHTATANNFNLLWAMPVNLVALLLLFNKQNKKAKLHIYSIISLILLLVVPVVQLTGVQKFHPAFIPILLSLAIRYAFIWQKAK from the coding sequence ATGAACTTGAAAAATTACATTAAAGCTATCGTTTTTATACTGTTATTAGCTAATGCATCCTTGGCTTACTCACAAAACAGTTCTATATCTAACAATGCTCAAATTAGTGTACTTACATGTGGCTCTGGAGATGAATTGTACTCTACCTTTGGCCATAGCGCTATTAGGGTTTGGGACCCAGTTACAAGAACTGATAAGGTGTATAATTACGGTATTTTTGATTTTAACGCTCCCAACTTTTATTTAAATTTTGTGAAAGGAAAATTGCTTTTTAAAGTAAATAAGCAAGATTTTTCTAGATTTTTGTATGAGTATCAATATGAAAAAAGATGGGTAAAAGAGCAAGTTTTAAATCTTAATACCGAACAAAAACAACAGCTTTTTAATTACCTAGAAAAAAATGTAAAGCCCGAAAACAGAGATTACTTGTATGATTATTTATACAACAATTGCGCTACTAAAATTATTGAAGTTTTAAACATTTCTATTGGCAAAGACATTACTTTTAACGAAGATCATTTAGAAAAAAACTTTACATTTAGAGAGTTATTAGATCAAAAATTAAAGACAAACACTTGGTCTAGTTTTGGTATAGATTTAGCTTTAGGCTCTAAAATAGATAAACAAGCCACTATTTTACAACATACATTTTTACCAGACTATGTATGGTCTCAATTAAACAACAGTACTATAAAAAACGCTCCGTTAGTACTGTCTAACAGAACCATTTTAAAAGAACATAAAAAAGTAAATAGTATTAATTTTTTAGGAACCCCTATGTTCTGGTCGTTTTTACTTTTAGCGTTTGTAGCTTTTATTACTTACACAGATTACAAAAATCAATTATGGTCTAAATGGATAGATGCGTTTTTATTTTTTGTAACTGGCTTAATAGGTTTAATTTTAACCTTATTGTGGTTTGCTACAGACCATACTGCAACCGCAAACAACTTTAACTTGCTTTGGGCTATGCCTGTAAATTTAGTTGCGTTACTTTTGCTATTTAACAAGCAAAATAAAAAAGCAAAACTGCATATATACAGCATAATTTCACTTATATTATTACTAGTTGTACCAGTTGTACAATTAACAGGTGTTCAAAAATTTCACCCAGCATTTATTCCAATACTATTATCACTTGCCATTAGATATGCATTTATATGGCAAAAAGCAAAATAA
- a CDS encoding peptidoglycan DD-metalloendopeptidase family protein — protein sequence MQNTANFLQSVTTGFTSIINTTNLKDSYISVDLSTGNKELDKVDITRANECEAYIKQQLELKNGTVAFGGYLEKRNLYANNENFTKQSSDVRNIHLGVDFWADAGAEVIVPVSGVVHSFKNNNVFGDYGPTIILEHTIYEQTFFTLYGHLSVSSLNNIYVGKEIVQGTVLATLGTAEVNVGYAPHLHFQLIMDIKDFKGDYPGVCTKKDLAYYAQNCPNPNLLLKI from the coding sequence ATGCAAAATACAGCAAATTTTTTGCAATCTGTAACTACAGGTTTTACTTCTATTATAAATACCACTAATTTAAAAGACAGTTATATTTCTGTGGACTTATCTACCGGTAATAAAGAGTTAGATAAGGTAGATATTACCAGGGCAAATGAATGTGAAGCGTATATTAAGCAGCAATTAGAACTTAAAAATGGAACAGTTGCTTTTGGTGGGTATTTAGAAAAAAGAAATCTATATGCTAATAATGAAAACTTTACTAAACAAAGTAGTGATGTACGTAATATACATTTGGGTGTAGATTTTTGGGCAGATGCTGGTGCAGAAGTTATAGTGCCTGTAAGTGGAGTAGTGCATAGTTTTAAAAATAATAATGTATTTGGAGATTACGGACCTACAATAATATTAGAACACACAATATATGAACAAACATTTTTTACTTTATACGGACACTTGTCTGTTTCTTCATTAAACAATATATATGTTGGTAAAGAGATTGTACAGGGTACTGTTTTGGCAACTTTAGGTACTGCTGAGGTCAATGTAGGTTATGCACCACATTTACATTTTCAGCTTATAATGGATATAAAAGACTTTAAGGGAGATTATCCAGGAGTTTGTACCAAAAAAGATTTAGCTTATTATGCGCAAAATTGTCCTAATCCAAACTTGCTGTTAAAAATATAA
- the secA gene encoding preprotein translocase subunit SecA encodes MSFINSVLKAFVGDKAKKDVKQLQPIVDKIKAFEQSLEAISLDELRAKTVEFKEKLKADTKELNEQIEALKIEVESSTDIDKNEDLYSEIDRLQEEVYKTLEKSLSDLLPEAFAVVKETAKRFTNNTTLTVTATEYDRQLSGIKDYVSLEGDKAVWQNSWDAAGKQVTWDMVHYDVQLIGGIALHQGKIAEMQTGEGKTLVATLPVYLNALTGNGVHLVTVNDYLAKRDSAWMAPIFQFHGFTIDCIDYHQPNSDARRTAYNADITYGTNNEFGFDYLRDNMAHKPTDLVQRPHNFAIVDEVDSVLVDDARTPLIISGPVPEGDRHEFNELKPKVADIVQLQKQYLTGVLAEAKKLIKEGDTKEGGFLLLRVYRGLPKNKALIKFLSEEGIKQLLQKTENFYMQDNNREMPTVDEELLFVIDEKNNQIELTDKGIKHISGDVDSNFFVMPDIGYEIAQIENQNLDIEKEAELKEELFKDFSIKSERIHTMNQLLKAYTLFEKDVEYVVMDNKVMIVDEQTGRIMDGRRYSDGLHQSIEAKENVKIEAMTQTFATVTLQNYFRMYNKLAGMTGTAITEAGEFWEIYKLDVMEIPTNRPIARDDRNDLIYKTKREKYNAIIEEVTQLSNSGRPVLIGTTSVEISELLSRMLTIRKVPHNVLNAKLHKKEADVVAQAGNAGIVTIATNMAGRGTDIKLSTDVKNAGGLAIIGTERHDSRRVDRQLRGRAGRQGDPGSSQFYVSLEDNLMRLFGSDRVAKMMDKMGLEEGEVIQHSMMTKSIERAQKKVEENNFGVRKRLLEYDDVMNAQREVIYKRRRHALQGERLKLDIANMIYDTCESIAEGNKAASDYKNFEFELIKYFSVTAPITEDEFAKMSTQDIASKTYKVVYEHYQNKMERNAATVFPVIKNVYEDAANNFERIEVTFTDGIKALKIVTNLKEAYESNGKQLVNDFEKNITLAIVDDAWKTHLRKMDELKQSVQLAVHEQKDPLLIYKFEAFELFKSMVDTVNKDVVSFLFKAELPTGDTSDIQEARTVRRPQANLQTTKEEIPNSDELAAQNRAASQTQGNRPQVTETITRERPKIGRNDRVTIKNVMNGESKVVKFKQAEPLLARGEWVLVEE; translated from the coding sequence ATGAGTTTCATTAATTCCGTGCTAAAGGCCTTTGTTGGTGATAAAGCCAAAAAAGACGTTAAGCAATTACAGCCAATAGTTGATAAAATTAAAGCCTTTGAACAAAGTTTAGAAGCTATTAGTCTAGATGAGCTAAGGGCAAAAACAGTAGAGTTTAAAGAAAAATTAAAGGCAGACACAAAAGAGTTAAATGAACAAATAGAAGCTCTTAAAATTGAAGTAGAGTCTTCTACAGATATAGATAAGAACGAAGATCTTTACTCAGAAATAGATCGTTTACAAGAAGAAGTATATAAAACGTTAGAAAAATCACTTTCAGATCTTTTACCAGAAGCTTTTGCTGTTGTTAAAGAAACTGCTAAACGTTTTACAAATAACACTACACTTACAGTTACTGCTACAGAATATGACAGGCAGTTGTCTGGTATTAAAGACTATGTTAGCTTAGAAGGTGACAAAGCCGTATGGCAAAATTCTTGGGATGCTGCAGGTAAGCAAGTAACTTGGGATATGGTACATTATGATGTACAGCTAATTGGTGGTATTGCACTACACCAAGGTAAAATTGCAGAAATGCAAACTGGTGAGGGTAAAACCTTAGTTGCTACATTACCAGTATACCTAAATGCACTTACTGGTAATGGCGTACACCTTGTAACCGTTAACGATTATCTGGCAAAAAGAGATAGCGCGTGGATGGCACCAATATTTCAGTTTCACGGATTTACTATAGATTGTATAGATTATCACCAACCTAATTCTGATGCCCGTAGAACTGCATACAACGCAGACATAACCTATGGTACAAATAATGAATTTGGTTTTGATTATTTGCGTGATAATATGGCTCATAAACCAACAGACCTAGTACAGCGTCCGCATAATTTTGCTATTGTAGATGAAGTAGATTCTGTGTTGGTTGATGATGCACGTACACCATTAATTATTTCTGGTCCTGTACCCGAAGGAGACAGACACGAGTTTAACGAGTTAAAACCAAAAGTTGCAGACATTGTACAATTACAAAAACAATACTTAACTGGTGTTTTAGCAGAAGCTAAAAAATTAATAAAAGAAGGTGACACAAAAGAAGGCGGTTTTTTATTACTGCGTGTATACCGTGGATTACCTAAAAACAAAGCTCTTATTAAGTTTTTAAGTGAAGAAGGTATTAAGCAATTATTACAAAAAACTGAAAACTTTTACATGCAAGACAACAACCGTGAAATGCCTACGGTAGATGAAGAGTTGTTATTTGTAATTGATGAAAAAAACAATCAGATAGAGCTAACAGACAAAGGAATTAAACACATCTCTGGAGATGTAGACAGTAATTTCTTTGTAATGCCAGATATTGGTTATGAAATTGCACAGATAGAAAACCAAAATCTAGATATAGAAAAAGAAGCTGAACTTAAAGAAGAGTTATTTAAAGACTTCTCTATTAAAAGTGAGCGTATACATACAATGAACCAATTACTTAAAGCTTACACTCTTTTTGAAAAAGATGTAGAGTATGTAGTAATGGATAATAAAGTAATGATTGTAGATGAGCAAACTGGTCGTATTATGGACGGTCGTCGTTACTCAGATGGTCTACACCAATCTATAGAAGCTAAAGAGAATGTAAAAATTGAAGCAATGACGCAAACATTTGCTACAGTTACATTACAAAACTACTTTAGAATGTACAACAAGCTTGCAGGTATGACTGGTACAGCCATTACAGAAGCTGGTGAATTTTGGGAAATTTACAAGTTAGATGTTATGGAAATACCAACTAACAGACCAATTGCTCGTGACGATAGAAACGATTTAATTTACAAAACAAAAAGAGAAAAATACAATGCCATTATAGAGGAAGTTACACAACTATCTAACTCTGGCAGACCGGTACTTATTGGTACAACTTCTGTAGAAATATCAGAATTGTTATCTAGAATGTTAACCATACGTAAAGTACCACACAATGTACTTAACGCTAAGTTACATAAGAAAGAAGCAGATGTAGTTGCACAAGCAGGTAATGCTGGTATTGTAACTATTGCAACCAATATGGCAGGTCGTGGTACCGATATTAAATTATCTACAGACGTTAAAAATGCTGGTGGTTTGGCAATTATTGGTACAGAGCGTCACGATTCTAGACGTGTAGATAGACAGTTACGTGGTAGAGCTGGTCGTCAAGGAGATCCAGGAAGTTCTCAATTTTATGTTTCTTTAGAAGATAACCTTATGCGTTTATTTGGTTCGGATAGAGTTGCTAAAATGATGGATAAAATGGGCTTAGAAGAAGGCGAAGTTATTCAGCACTCAATGATGACAAAATCTATAGAACGTGCACAGAAAAAAGTTGAAGAAAACAACTTTGGAGTACGTAAACGTTTATTAGAGTATGATGATGTTATGAATGCCCAAAGAGAGGTAATTTACAAAAGAAGACGTCATGCATTACAAGGAGAGCGTTTAAAATTAGATATTGCTAATATGATTTATGATACCTGCGAGTCTATTGCAGAAGGTAATAAAGCTGCTAGCGATTATAAAAACTTTGAGTTTGAATTAATTAAGTATTTCTCTGTTACAGCTCCTATTACTGAAGATGAGTTTGCAAAAATGTCTACTCAAGATATTGCTAGCAAAACTTATAAAGTAGTATACGAGCATTACCAAAATAAAATGGAGCGTAACGCCGCTACAGTATTTCCGGTAATTAAGAACGTATATGAAGATGCTGCTAATAATTTTGAACGTATAGAAGTTACTTTTACAGACGGTATTAAAGCACTTAAAATAGTTACCAACCTTAAAGAGGCTTACGAAAGTAACGGTAAACAATTGGTTAACGATTTTGAAAAGAACATTACACTTGCCATTGTAGATGATGCTTGGAAAACCCATTTACGTAAAATGGATGAGCTAAAACAATCTGTACAATTAGCTGTTCATGAACAAAAAGATCCGCTATTAATTTACAAGTTTGAAGCTTTTGAACTTTTTAAGTCTATGGTAGATACAGTAAATAAAGATGTAGTATCATTCTTGTTTAAAGCAGAGTTACCAACTGGTGACACATCAGACATACAGGAAGCAAGAACCGTAAGAAGGCCACAAGCAAACTTACAAACTACAAAAGAAGAAATACCTAACAGTGATGAGTTAGCTGCACAAAACAGAGCTGCAAGTCAAACACAAGGTAATAGACCACAAGTAACAGAAACAATTACTAGAGAAAGACCAAAAATTGGTAGAAATGACAGAGTTACAATTAAAAATGTGATGAATGGCGAATCTAAAGTTGTTAAGTTTAAACAAGCAGAGCCTTTATTAGCAAGAGGTGAATGGGTACTGGTTGAAGAATAA
- a CDS encoding CDP-alcohol phosphatidyltransferase family protein yields the protein MKKQIPNLITLLNLFCGCLAMLFAVHGLFEMVALFVFLGIFFDFFDGFAARMLKVQSELGLQLDSLADMVTSGVVPGIVMYKLLLMSTTGGWSSAMFAGVENNFYTSGFQISSIIPFIGFVITLASGYRLAKFNIDENQTESFIGLPTPANALLIISLPLILAYQNFPLLNDVILNQWFLLAVTALSAYLLNANLPLFALKFKTWNFKDNAIRYIFLILCVVLLITLKYLAVPIIIVTYILLSVVSKLGTK from the coding sequence ATGAAAAAACAGATACCTAACTTAATTACGCTTTTAAATTTATTTTGTGGTTGTTTAGCGATGCTTTTTGCTGTACACGGACTTTTTGAAATGGTTGCTTTATTTGTTTTCTTAGGTATATTTTTCGATTTTTTTGATGGTTTTGCTGCTCGTATGCTTAAAGTACAGAGCGAGCTTGGTTTACAGTTAGACTCATTAGCAGATATGGTAACAAGCGGAGTAGTGCCAGGTATAGTAATGTATAAATTATTATTAATGTCTACTACAGGCGGATGGAGTTCTGCAATGTTTGCAGGGGTAGAAAATAATTTTTATACCTCTGGATTTCAAATTTCGTCTATAATTCCTTTTATAGGTTTTGTAATAACCTTAGCTTCTGGTTACAGGTTGGCTAAATTTAATATAGATGAAAACCAAACAGAATCTTTTATAGGATTACCAACACCAGCAAATGCTCTTTTAATAATTTCATTGCCGTTAATATTAGCCTACCAAAATTTCCCTTTGTTAAATGATGTAATATTAAACCAATGGTTTTTACTAGCAGTTACGGCTTTAAGCGCATATTTATTAAATGCTAATTTACCTTTGTTTGCTTTAAAATTTAAAACCTGGAATTTTAAGGATAATGCTATTCGCTACATTTTTTTAATACTATGCGTAGTATTACTAATAACGCTAAAATATTTAGCGGTACCAATTATAATAGTAACTTATATACTATTGTCTGTAGTAAGTAAATTAGGAACTAAATAA
- a CDS encoding DUF2795 domain-containing protein, producing MYWTLELASYLSDAPWPATKDELIDYAIRTGAPLEVVENLQSMEEEGGEIYESIEEIWPDYPTEEDYLWNEDEY from the coding sequence ATGTATTGGACATTAGAACTAGCATCTTACTTAAGTGATGCGCCTTGGCCAGCGACCAAAGATGAATTAATAGATTACGCCATAAGAACTGGTGCACCATTAGAAGTTGTAGAAAATTTACAATCTATGGAAGAAGAAGGTGGAGAAATCTACGAGTCTATTGAGGAGATATGGCCTGACTATCCTACAGAAGAAGATTACCTCTGGAATGAGGATGAATATTAA
- a CDS encoding SdpI family protein encodes MDFSNPLFHIPLGSGSLFIIVGLFQFKFPPKKINNLYGYRTSKAMLNQDRWNFAQKYSSIQLIKIGFLLALSSLFSFLYQPKKEIAVVISIALLLTSIITLVLKVEKAIDSKFKE; translated from the coding sequence TTGGATTTTAGCAACCCATTATTTCACATTCCTCTTGGCTCTGGCAGCTTATTTATAATCGTTGGACTTTTTCAGTTTAAATTTCCTCCTAAAAAAATAAATAACCTATATGGTTACAGAACTAGCAAAGCTATGTTAAACCAAGACAGGTGGAATTTTGCGCAAAAATATTCATCAATACAATTAATAAAAATTGGTTTTTTACTTGCATTATCATCTCTATTTAGTTTTCTGTATCAACCTAAAAAAGAAATTGCAGTTGTTATTAGTATAGCGCTATTGCTTACAAGTATTATTACTTTAGTGTTAAAAGTAGAAAAAGCTATAGACTCAAAATTCAAAGAATAA
- a CDS encoding cob(I)yrinic acid a,c-diamide adenosyltransferase, which yields MKIYTKTGDKGTTALFGGTRVPKHHLRIESYGTVDELNSWMGLIRDQKINNHYKDIIATIQDKLFTVGAVLATDPEKMVLKNGKERLNIEKISNADIELLEQEMDKMNESLPQMTHFILPGGHTTVSYCHIARTVCRRAERLASHLNENEPFEANVLSFINRLSDYLFVLSRKLSKDLNANEIKWIPEKKD from the coding sequence ATGAAAATATATACAAAAACAGGAGATAAAGGAACTACTGCCCTATTTGGCGGCACTAGAGTTCCCAAACATCATTTACGTATAGAATCTTACGGTACTGTAGATGAACTAAACTCTTGGATGGGACTTATAAGAGACCAAAAAATTAATAACCACTACAAAGATATTATAGCTACAATACAAGATAAATTATTTACCGTTGGTGCTGTTTTGGCTACAGATCCAGAAAAAATGGTACTTAAAAACGGAAAAGAAAGGCTAAATATTGAAAAAATTAGCAACGCAGATATTGAACTATTAGAGCAAGAAATGGATAAAATGAATGAATCTTTACCACAGATGACACATTTTATTTTACCTGGCGGACACACAACCGTGTCATACTGTCATATTGCACGTACTGTTTGCCGTAGAGCAGAACGTTTAGCATCTCATTTAAACGAGAACGAACCTTTTGAAGCAAATGTTTTGTCATTTATCAATAGATTGTCCGACTACTTATTTGTACTCTCTAGAAAACTAAGCAAAGACCTAAATGCAAACGAAATAAAGTGGATTCCTGAGAAGAAAGACTAA